The genomic DNA GAAGTGGTGGTTCTGACCGAGCATCGGCCCCAACCCGCCCACCTGCCAGTACAGCCATTCCAGCACCGCGTAGCGTGCGCGGGTGTCGGTCGGGAGGAATTTACCGGTCTTGCCGGCCAGGTATTCGAGAATCGCGCCCGATTCGAACACGCTCAGCGGACCCTGGCCATCCGCCGGCTCGGTGTCGACGATGGCCGGCATGCGATTGTTCGGCGAGATCGCCAGGAAGGCTGGCTCGAACTGATCGCCCTTGCCGATGTTCACCGGTTTGATCGCATAGGGCAGGCCGCTTTCTTCCAGGAACATGGTGATCTTGTGGCCGTTGGGCGTGGGCCAGTAATACAGCTCGATCATGGGAAACCTTTAAAAAGAACGGACGGATCTCTGATTTTCGGGGCGTTGCACCGGCTTTCAAGCGAGAGAACGTCAACGCCGGCCGCGGGCGAGGCGTTGAGCCGTGGACCCAACCCAAAGGATCGGTCCGATGAAACGCTTGATACTCGCGTCGCTCTCCCTGGCTTTCGGCCTCGCCGCCGTTCCTGCGCTGGCCCAGGACAGTGCACCGGCCGGCCACGCTCAAGGCCAGCACATGGACCCGCAGCAGCAGCTGCAAAAGCTCAGCAAACGCCTGCAGCTGACCGCCGATCAACAGAGCAAGATCGGCGCGATCCTGCAGGACCGCCAACAGCAGGTGCAGTCCATCCGCGGCGACAGCAGCCTGAAGCCGGTCGACAAGCGCGCCAAGCTGAAGTCCTTGATGGAAAGCTCGCAAAGCAGCATCAGTGCCGTGCTGACCGACCAGCAACGCCAGCGCTGGACGGATATGCGCGAGAAAATGATGGAGCGGCGTGAAGCAAAACAGGATGGCCAGGCGGCACCGGCCAGCGGCAAGTAGTCAGATCTCCGAGAAACGTCGAACAGGAAAAGGGGGTTTGTCTCTCTTAGTATCTGTTTGAAAAAGCACCCTTTTGACGATCGGATCGCGCAGGATCGCGTATCCTGCGCGGTCTCTTAAATTCGTTCAAAGGAACCACATGACCCGTGTCGTCGTGGTTGGCAGCATCAATATGGATCTCGTCACCCTGGCGCCGCGCTTCGCCGGTCCGGGCGAGACCCTGCTCGGCGAGCGCTTTCTCACCCTGCAGGGTGGCAAGGGCGCCAATCAGGCCGTAGCCGCTGCCCGTCTGGGTGCCGAGGTGACGATGGTCGGTGCGGTTGGCGACGATGCTTTCGGCGATCAGCTGCGGGAAGGGCTGCAGCGTGAAGGCATCGCGCTCGATCACCTGCACCGTATCGACGATTGCGGTAGCGGTACCGCCTCGATCACTGTGGCCGGCGGCGAAAACCAGATCGTCATCGTCCCCGCAGCCAATGCCCGCCTGACACCCGCTCACGTCGAGCAGGCAAGTGACGCCATCGCGCGTGCCGATGCCGTGCTGGTCCAGCTGGAATCGCCGCTGGAAACGGTCGAGGCCACGTTGCGGATGGGCCAACGCCTCGGTGTGCCGGTCATCCTCAATCCCGCGCCGGCCCAGCCCTTGCCGCTGGACTGGCTCAAGCTCGCACGCTTCGTCACGCCCAATCAACATGAATTGGCGATCCTGCTCGGAGCCGATCCCAACGAAGACTTCCGCGAACTGATGCGCCGAACGCCTTGTCCTGTTGTGCTTACCCGTGGCGCCGACGGCGCCTGGTATCGCGATGGCGGCGAACCCCAATCGCAGGGCGGCTTCAGCGTCGATGTGGTCGACAGTACCGGTGCGGGCGATACCTTCAACGCTGCGCTTGCTGTGTTTCTCAAGGACGACCTGGGTACCGCCGTACGCAAGGCCTGTGCGGCCGGCGCCTTGTCGGTCACCCAGTTAGGCGCACGCGACGGCATGCCGACCCTGGCTGCCCTGGACGCATTTCTGGAGCGGCAATCGTGAGGCGCCAAGGCCTGCTGCATGCCGAGCTCAACCGGGTGATTGCCGCGATGGGACATACCGACACCATCGTCATCGCCGACGTCGGCCTGCCAGTGCCTGCCGGTGTGCCGTGTATCGACCTGGCGCTCGTCGCAGGTACGCCACGCTTCGTTGACGTGTTCGACGCGGTCTA from Dyella sp. GSA-30 includes the following:
- a CDS encoding ribokinase; its protein translation is MTRVVVVGSINMDLVTLAPRFAGPGETLLGERFLTLQGGKGANQAVAAARLGAEVTMVGAVGDDAFGDQLREGLQREGIALDHLHRIDDCGSGTASITVAGGENQIVIVPAANARLTPAHVEQASDAIARADAVLVQLESPLETVEATLRMGQRLGVPVILNPAPAQPLPLDWLKLARFVTPNQHELAILLGADPNEDFRELMRRTPCPVVLTRGADGAWYRDGGEPQSQGGFSVDVVDSTGAGDTFNAALAVFLKDDLGTAVRKACAAGALSVTQLGARDGMPTLAALDAFLERQS
- a CDS encoding glutathione binding-like protein; its protein translation is MIELYYWPTPNGHKITMFLEESGLPYAIKPVNIGKGDQFEPAFLAISPNNRMPAIVDTEPADGQGPLSVFESGAILEYLAGKTGKFLPTDTRARYAVLEWLYWQVGGLGPMLGQNHHFNRYAPEKIPYAIDRYVNETRRLYGVLNKRLDGRAFIAGDDYTIADMAAYPWTVSHEAQGMDLADFPHLKAWFDTIAARPATQRAYALGEPIRNGFDLTKDEEARKVLFGQGAKPQA